The Triticum dicoccoides isolate Atlit2015 ecotype Zavitan chromosome 6A, WEW_v2.0, whole genome shotgun sequence genome has a window encoding:
- the LOC119318462 gene encoding translation initiation factor eIF-2B subunit epsilon-like produces the protein MSQKKSRGGAAAGDDADELSRSPLQAVLLADSFTLKFRPITLERPKVLLPLVNVPMIDYTLSWLETSGVEEVFVFCSAHAEQVKGHLEEAGWTGKPAAREMAVTAVESHDAISAGDALRVMYGRGVINGDFVLISGDTISNMSLKDALQEHKDRRKKDPLAVMTMIIKHSKPSILTHQTRLGNDEIVMAIAPETKELLYYEDKADNSHLCVTIDKDILANNPTLQLHNNMEDCYIDICSPEVLSLFTDNFDYQHLRRHFVKGLLVDDIMGYKIYTHEIRSSYAARIDNFRSYDAVSKDIIQRWTYPMVPDVLSFGNCHEMKLHRQGIYKESDVTLSHSAQIGANSVIGNATSIGEQCKISNSVIGEGCSIGKNVLIHGSYIWDNVIIEDGCKVSNSLICDDVHLKAGAIVEPGCILSFKIKVGKNVVVPAYSKVSLLNKPSNEDSDEELEYADTNSGITDSPPFSISKSNADHPTIICEDDDLGASETGTSGVLGYIWASGDTGIQDEWRQSIAPIPKEKLQELQHAVSFDDDEGSEEDSNNRPSEADRDNDSEISVVEDDDYTKFEKEVEETFQRALDGVHQDNLILEINALRLSYSLQHADCAGAVFYSIMRGALVAAQSTNDNLLKTTADALAKWKDLLRNYTKTVDEEMEILLKFEEMCQDITKEFAPLFSKILPYLYDKDVVSEDAILRWAEEKENADESDKVFVKQSDAFIKWLKEAEEEEDDEDDDEEE, from the exons atgtCCCAGAAGAAGTCccgcggcggcgccgccgccggggACGACGCCGACGAGCTCTCGCGCTCGCCCCTCCAGGCCGTCCTCCTCGCCGACAGCTTCACGCTCAAGTTCCGCCCCATCACTCTCGAGCGCCCCAAG GTGCTGCTGCCGCTGGTGAACGTGCCGATGATCGACTACACGCTGTCCTGGCTGGAGACCTCGGGCGTGGAGGAGGTCTTTGTGTTCTGCAGTGCGCACGCGGAGCAGGTCAAGGGGCACCTGGAGGAGGCCGGCTGGACCGGCAAGCCCGCGGCCCGGGAGATGGCCGTCACGGCGGTCGAGTCGCACGACGCAATCAGCGCAGGTGACGCGCTCCGCGTCATGTATGGCCGTGGCGTT ATAAATGGTGATTTTGTTCTCATCAGTGGTGATACAATCAGCAACATGAGCTTAAAAGATGCTCTCCAGGAACACAAGGACAGAAGGAAAAAGGATCCACTTGCTGTTATGACTATGATTATAAAGCATTCAAAACCTTCAATCCTAACGCACCAGACACGTTTGGGCAATGATGAAATTGTTATGGCGATAGCTCCTGAGACAAAGGAGCTACTTTATTATGAGGATAAGGCAGATAACTCACACCTGTGTGTGACAATTGATAAGGATATACTGGCCAATAATCCTACTCTCCAGTTGCATAATAACATGGAG GATTGCTATATTGATATCTGCTCGCCAGAAGTCCTTAGTCTTTTCACCGATAACTTTGACTATCAACATCTCCGACGTCATTTTGTAAAGGGTTTACTAGTTGACGAT ATTATGGGATACAAAATCTATACTCATGAAATACGCTCCAGCTATGCTGCAAGAATAGATAATTTCAGGAGCTATGATGCGGTGAGCAAAGATATAATACAAAGATGGACATACCCTATGGTGCCTGATGTGTTATCTTTTGGTAACTGTCATGAAATGAAACTTCACCGCCAAGGAATTTACAAGGAATCAG ATGTTACATTGTCGCATTCTGCACAAATTGGTGCGAATTCTGTTATTGGcaatgcgacaagtattggagagcAGTGCAAGATATCAAATTCGGTAATTGGGGAAGGTTGCAGTATTGGTAAAAACGTTCTCATTCATGGTTCCTATATATGGGATAATGTCATAATTGAAGATGGGTGCAAAgtgagtaactccttaatctgtgatGATGTTCATCTAAAGGCAGGGGCAATTGTTGAGCCTGGCTGCATATTGTCATTTAAG ATTAAAGTTGGAAAGAATGTTGTTGTCCCTGCCTATTCAAAAGTGTCACTACTTAACAAGCCTTCAAATGAAGATAGTGACGAGGAACTTGAGTATGCTGACACTAATTCTGGAATTACAGATAGTCCAC CCTTTTCCATCTCAAAGAGTAATGCCGACCACCCAACCATCATATGTGAAGATGATGACTTAGGGGCATCTGAG ACTGGTACCTCTGGCGTCCTTGGTTACATATGGGCAAGTGGTGATACTGGAATTCAGGACGAGTGGAGACAATCAATTGCTCCGATTCCTAAAGAAAAGCTTCAAGAGTTGCAGCATGCTGTATCTTTTGATGATGACGAAGGATCAGAAGAAGACTCGAACAACCGTCCATCTGAAGCAGACCGTGACAATGATTCTGAGATCAGTGTGGTTGAGGATGATGATTATACTAAGTTTGAGAAAGAA GTCGAAGAGACGTTCCAGCGGGCACTTGATGGGGTTCATCAAGATAATTTGATACTAGAAATCAATGCGCTCAG GTTATCTTATAGCCTTCAACATGCTGATTGTGCTGGAGCAGTTTTCTATTCGATCATGAGGGGTGCATTAGTGGCTGCACAATCTACTAATG ataATCTTCTAAAGACAACTGCCGACGCACTTGCCAAGTGGAAGGATCTTTTACGCAATTACACCAAGACAGTTGATGAGGAG ATGGAAATACTATTGAAGTTTGAGGAAATGTGCCAAGATATCACAAAAGAATTTGCTCCACTGTTCTCAAAG ATCTTGCCTTACCTCTATGATAAGGACGTAGTCAGTGAAGATGCAATTTTGAGATGGGCGGAAGAAAAAGAAAATGCCGACGAGTCTGATAAAGTTTTTGTTAAACAGTCTGATGCTTTTATTAAG TGGCTCAAGGAAGctgaagaggaggaagacgacgaggacgacgacgaagaAGAGTAG